Within Paenibacillus sp. RUD330, the genomic segment ACTCGCCCTGGCGGCCGGTGATCCGCATCGCTTCAAGCACCTCCTGGCGGGTGATGACGCCGAGCAGCTTCCGGTGGCGGTCGACGACGGGCAGCAGGTCGATGCCTTCGGCCGCCATCGTATGAGCGGCCGAGGTGACGGTGATATTTGGGGCGGCCGTGATGGGATGACGGGTCATCAGCCGCTCCAGCGGCGTCTGCGGATCCGATCCGGCCGCATCCTTGGCCGTCATCATGCCCGTGACGCGCCCCCGCTCGTCCAGGACCGGAAAGCGGAAGCTGCCGGTAATGCCTGCAAGCCGGTGGAAATCCGCCGCCGTATCCTTCGCGCCCAGCACGTCCGCCGGCCGCCCGAAGCTCATGATATCCTCGATCAGCACGATCTTCTGCTTGATCAGCCGGTCGTACATGGCCCGATTGATCATCGAGGCCACGGTGAAGGTGTCGTGGCGGGAGACGATAATCGGAAGCCCCCGCTCGTCGGCCAGGGCGATGACCTCCTCGCCCGTGCCGAAGCCGCCCGTAATGAGCACGCCCGCGCCTTGCAGCAGCGCGGTCCGGTGGGCCTCCTGCCTGTTGCCGACGATGAGCAGGCTGTCTTCGTTGATATAACGGCTCATCGCTTCCAGCTCCATAGCGCCGATGACGAACTTATGCAGCGTCCGCTGCAGGCCTTCCGCGCCTCCGAGCAGCTGTCCCTCCACGATATCGGCCACGTCGCCGAAGGTGAGCCCTTCGAGCGATCCTCTGCGGGAGCGGTGCACGCGCACGGTTCCGATTCTTTTTTTGGTCGCGACAAGGCCCGTCTGCTCGGCTTCCTTGATCGCCTTGTAGGCCGTCCCCTCGCTGACTCCATGCTCCTTGGCGATGCCCCGGACCGATATCCGGACTCCCGGCTCCAGCTCCTCGATATGGCGGATCAGCTGTTCGTGCTTCGTTAGTGCTTCCATGGATGGTTTGCCGCTGCTGTCTGAGGCCACCTGCTTCGCCGCCTTTCCCCGATAAAATCGATGTGTTCATTTTAGCAAAAAGCCGCTAAAGTAGAAATGAACGCCTGAACCGATACGTAAACGATCCGACAAGGAGAGCCAAGTGTGAATATCGATTACAGCCTGCTCATGCGCTCCGCCACTCTCTATGTGTTCGTATCCTTTCCTCAGAGCCTCATCTTCACGTGCTTCACCTTTCAATTTCTCGGCATCCGGACCGAAGGCTCCTGGAAGCGGATGATTGGATTCGTCGCGGCGTCCTCCCTATATACCGATCTTTTCTTCTTCGAGCTTCCCGCCTGGGCGCATTTCAGCAATACGATCCTTTCCATCGCTTTTTTTCTCTGGCTGTTTTTCCGGAAAATGAGTCTGCGGCAGCGCCTCGTGACGCAGGCGCTGCTTCTTGTCTTCGTCATCCTGTCGGATATGGTTACAATGGGCGCCGCGGTTCAATTCACCGCCTACGAGAGCGTCCTGAGCGGACCCGTCTGGCTGAAGATCGCCGTCTGCTGGCCCTCCTTCGCCTTGTTCGCGCTGGCGGCGCTGCTGATGGAGCGCCGGAATATCCATCCCGGAGCCATGCTGAAAAAGGGCTTGTCAAAAGCGGCAGGGTCGTCGATGTTCTATTTCATCCTGGTCGTCTCCCTGCAGTTCATGCTGCTGGCGCTCCTGTTTCTCGAGCATTATGTCGTCAGCGGCGTCCGGCAAACCTCATCGCTCCTTCTCGTTCTGAGCGTCTCGACGACCGCCCCGGTCATCTTCATGGCGCTCCGGCTGATCGCCCAGGCACGCCGCGAAGGGGAAGACAAGGGCGGACAGGCATTCGAAGGCGATCTCGTCCGGATGCTCGCTACGATCCGGGGACAGCGGCATGATTTCATCAATCATGTCCAGACGATGCATCTCATGCTGAAGCTCGGCAAGCGGGAAGAGCTGACGGCTTATATGGGAGAGGTGCTGGAGGAGATCGAGGCCGTCAACCGGGTCGCAGCCGATCTCGCCGCCTTGCCGTTTCCGGCCGTCGCCGCCCTTCTCAGCGTCAAGGAAGAGGCGGCCAAGTGCCTCGGCATCTCGCTGGACTACGAGATCGCCGATCTGCTTCGGGCAGCCGCGCTGCCTCCACTCAAGAGCATCGATCTCGTCCGCATTACGGCGAACCTGCTCGACAACGCCTTCGACGAGGCCGCGGAGCTGCCGGCGGGACAGCGCGAAGTCCGGCTCGAAGCCTCCCTCGGCGTGCGCGGCATGACCATCGCCGTCTCCAACCGCTGCCGGGCCGGAGCGGATCCGGCGCTCCTTCAAAAAATGTTCCGGGCGGGATATTCCACCAAGCCGTCCGGCTCGGGCCACTCCGGACTCGGGCTTTCCATCGTGGCGGAGCGCGCCAGACACTACAGGGGAACCGCTTCCGCCCGGCTCGAGGGCTCCTTCCTCTGCGTCAGCGTCGTCCTTCCTTGCTCGCCTGTGCCGTCCGGCGGCGGAGAGGCAGCGTCAGGAACGGACCGGGCAGGCGCGGGAACCGAAACTGCCATGGGGACCCGATGATGGTGGCCGAAATCCTTCCGGTTCAGACGCCAAAAAAAGACCGGATGCGGTAAGAGCTGGCTCCAGCTCCTGCATCCGGTCTTTTTGACGTCCTCCGAAGACTGCCGCCTCTCAGCCGCGGTAGCGGCGTTCCGGCTTCCTCTCCAGCAGCTTGCGGTTCTGCATCGCCCGCTGCCGCCGTATGGCGGCTACGCGCCTGCGTTCCCGCTCGCGGTCGCTGAGCAGGACGCGCAGGTTGGCCGCGATGACGAGCAGAGCCAGCGCCGACCACAACACCCCGAACACCGTGGCGAAGCTCCACGGGCTGCCGAGCTCCAGGCGCGGCAGCGCATAGAGGAGCATGCCGAGCGCCGCGAGCAGGTAGATTCCATGCTTCCATTTGCCGGAATTCATCCGCAATCCTTCCCCCTAACTCTCCTAATAGGCTGCTTGTCTGTCTAGCCTATGCGGACGAGCGGGCGAACATGCCCTCCAGGAAGGAATAGGTGGCGTTAAGGAAGCAGCACGGATTGCATGGAGTTGCCGATGATCCGGTTCACATCCTCATACACGACGCCAAGGCGCTTCTCGGCCTCGAAGTAGTCCTGAACGAGCGGATTGAGGCTCAGCAGCTCGTACAGCTTGCCGAGGCCGTCCAGCTCTTCGGCGGACGGCTCCTCGCCGCCCATCATGCGCTGCTGCAGCTCGAGCTGGCGCCGCTGGAAGTCGGCCAGCATCCGCCGGGCATCGGGATCCCGGTCCGCCGCCGCGCGGGCTTCCATGACCTGCTTGGCCTCCAGACTGCCCTGCAGGGCTTGGGCCAGCTCGTAAGCACGATCATATACGTTCATGACTTCATCTCCCTCGTGTTTCCTGCGCCCATCATACCATCATGGAAGAGGCGCTGGCAAAAAAGCATGGCGGCTGCAGGCGGACCGGAAAAAGGGATTGCTGCTTGTTCTGCAGCCCCTTCCCTGCATCCCCTCTCCGCATGTCCCTTGCGGACGGGACTGACGCGCCTCCGCGCTCCGGGCATCCGCCCAATCAGGCCAAAACGCCCCGTCCTTATTGGCGGCGCCTATCACCAAGGTATAGATGTCCTCATATGATGAATTAATTCGTTTCATTCACCTATACCCATCCGACCGCCAACCCGCACTACCCTTCGCTCTGGAAGGAGATTCGTCGATGCTTAAATCCAAAATCACCGTCCAGGTGCCGCAGGCAGGCACCTTGGCCGAGGATACCATCCTGCTGGGCGATGCTTATGTCAAGCAATACAAACTGCCGCCCGGCCACCCTGTCACCTTGAAGTTCGGCTCGTTCCGGACCACGGTGCGCATCTCATCCGGAGGCAAAGGCGACGTCATGAAAATCGGCGCCTCGCTCGCCCGCCAAATGGGCATACCGGGAGGAGCCGTCCTGCGATCGAGCTACAAGCAGAGCTCGAGCACCTTGTCGCTCGGCCCTCTGATCGGCGTCCTCATCAGCCGGGATTATCCGCAGCAGACGGACCGGCCGTTCGGGGCGATCACGATGTTCTGCCGGGAGCTGGTGGACGCCTGCGCCGCCCAAGGCGCCTCCGTCTACTTCCTGACTCCCGATGCGGCGGTATCGGGCTCGCGCATCGAGGGGTGGATCTACAACGGCGGCTGGCGGAAAACGAGCATGCCCGTACCGGATGTGGTCAACAACCGGCTTACCGCGCGCAAGCTGGAGAACCGCCCTTCGGTGCAGCAGTTTTTCAAGGAAGCGAAATCACGATACGGAACTCAAGTATTCAACGAGAAATTTCTGGATAAAAACGAGGTGTTCGGCGCTCTCGGCCACGAAAGCAGCCTCGCCAAGTACCTCCCGGATTCCAGGCTGCTGCGCAGCTACGCCGATCTCAAGTCGATGGCGGCGCGGCATCCCGTCCTGTTCCTCAAGCCCGAACGCGGAAGCCTCGGCAAAGGGATCATCCGGGTGAGCAAGCTCGAGGGCGAAAGCGTGCTGGCCACCTATACGGCGCCGGCCGGCATCCGCCGCCAATCGTATCCCAGCCTGGCTAAGCTGTATTCCTCGCTGGGCGGCAAGCTGAAAACCGTGCGCTACCAGCTGCAGCAAGGCCTCACCCTCATCGATATCGGCAAGCGGCCCGTCGACTTCCGGGCGCTCGTGCAGAAAAACCATAGCGGCAGCTGGGCGCTCACTTCCATCGTCGCCCGTACGGCGGGCAGCAATCACTTCGTATCGAACCTCGCCCGCGGCGGCACGCTCAGCCGGGTCAAGGAAGCGGTGGCGCGGAGCAATCTGGCTCCCGGCTACAAGGCCGGCGCCGGCTCCAAGCTGCAAAAAGCCGCGCTCGATATCGCGCAAGGCATCGACGCCCGGATACCGGCCCACTTCGGCGAGCTGGGCATCGACCTGGCCCTCGATACCGGGGGCAGGGTATGGCTGCTGGAGGTCAACTCCAAGCCTTCCAAAAACGACAACACGCCGCTGAACGAAGGCAAGATTCGTCCTTCGGTACGCAACATGATCCAGTATTCCCGCTACCTGGCGGGATTCTGACGGAATAAAGGGGGCGGTCCATATGAGAGGCAACCGAAGCAGCGTCGGCGTCCTGGTATCGGATATCCATGAAGGAGAGGACGGCCGGGAGCAGCGCAGGACGTTTCCGGAAGACAGCTTTCTCGCCGCCCTCAGCAGCCGGGCCGAAGAGCTCGGAGTGGATCTGTACGTGTTCACTCCGGGAGGCCTGGATCCGGACAGCGGCATTCTTACGGGCTATGTAAGGGAGAGCTGCGGCTGGTCCGAAAGGGAGGTCCCTTGGCCTGCCGTCATCTACGACCGCTGCGGCCCTCTCGTCGCCGGCCGCATCCGCCCCTATAGAAATACATTGAGCCGGCTCGCTGCCCTGCAGCCCCATGTCGTCCTGAACGGCTGGCTGCCCGGCAAATCCGCCCAGTACGATGCTCTGCGCCGCAGCGGCGCCGAGCTCGCCGAGCTCGTGCCTCCAAGCCGGCCGCTGGCCGGCAGGCAGGCGCTGTGCGAGACAGCCGAGAGCTACGGATCCCTCTTCCTCAAGCCGGACGGAGGCATGCAAGGCCGCGGCGTCATCAGCGCGGCTCCCGCAGCCGAAGGCGGCTGGCTCGTCCGAGGCCGGGACGGCGGCAGCCGCCCCTTCCGCAGCCTCCAGCCGGATCTGGATGCGGCCGCAGCGCTGATCTGCCGGCTGGCCGGCCGCACCCGCTACGTCGTCCAGCCCTGCCTGCCGCTCTGCGACCGCCTAGGCCGGCCCTTCGACATCCGCGCTCTCGTCCAGAAGGACGGCCGCGGCGAATGGCGGCTGACGGGAACGGCGATGCGCCGGGGAAGGCCCGGAGGCGTCGCCTCCAACCTCCACGGAGGAGGCGAAGCGATTCCGGCCCGTGACGGTCTGTCCATGCAGCTCGGGCCTGCTGCCGCAGACGCGGTCGCAGCCCGCATCGACAGGCTGGCGCTGGCGGCGGCCGAAGCGGCGGAAAGCTCTTTCGGCCGCTTCGCCGAGCTTGGCCTCGACTTCGGCGTCGAGCCGGACGGAAGGCTGTGGCTGCTGGAGATGAACTCCAGGCCGGGGCGCGAAGCCTTTTCCGGCTTCGCCGGCGGAACCGCCCGCACGGCGGTGGAACGGCCGCTGCTCTATGCCCGGCTCCTGTGCGGAGGACCGAGTCCTACGCCCGCAGGAAGCAGCCTCGTCCGCAATTGAACCATCATCCATTGACATAGATCCGCTATCCTAGCGACAGAACGCCCAGGAGGTTCCTCATGAGTCTTACTTTATGCAATGTGCATTTCTCCGGCAAGAACGACCGGGTGGTCTATGTGTCGGGACCGTTGTACCGGTCGCTGAAGCTGTCCGGAAAAAAGAAGCTGTCGATCAAGCTGGGAAGGGAAACGGTGACGGCCTCGGTGAAGTCCGTCAAGGGGGAAGGCAACCATGTATACCTCGGCTCCGCCATCCGCCAGCATATCCGCGTTCCGAAGTCCGGCAACGTGTTCATGCTGCACGCGAACGAAGACGAGGTCCAATTCGGGCCGCTCGTCGGCATCCTGAGCGACGGCTATGTGTCCTCCACCTCGCCGTTCGGCACCCGCACCGGCTTCATCAAGGAACTGATCCGCATCGGAGACAAGAAAGCCTACTTCTTCGGGTTCGCCCCGCGCGACATCAACTGGCAGCAGGAGACGGTGAACGGCTACTTCCTGAACTCCGACGGCAGCTGGTACCGCAAGACCGTGCCTCTCCCGGATGTCGTCTACAACCGCCTGCCGAGCCGCAAGGCCGAGACCGGCACCTATATTTCCACGCTCCGCGAACGCTTCGTGCGCAAGGGAATCCCCTTCTTCAACTGGAGCTTCTTCAATAAATCCGATGTCTACAAGCTGCTCGACAAGGATGTCGAGGCGCTCCGCCATCTGCCGGAGTCGGTATCCGCTCCGACGGAGGAGAAGATCAAGGAGCTGCTGAGCAAGCACAGCTTCGTCTACTTCAAGCCATCCGGCGGCAGCCTCGGAGCCGGCATCTACCGCCTCACCTACCAGCCGAAAAAGGGTTATTTCGCCCGCTACCGCAGCGGCGGCAAAAACGTGCTGCTTCGATTCGGCACCTTCCAGGGCCTCATGAAGACGCTGCATGCCCGCATCGGCAGCTCCTTCAGCGGTTATGTGGTGCAGCAGGGCATCCGGCTCGTGGAAATCGACGCCTGCCCGATCGACTTCCGCTTCCACATGCACAAGAACGGCCGCAACGAATGGGTGACCGCCGGCATCGGCGCCAAAAAAGCGGGACGCGGCAGCGTCACGACGCATATCAAGAACGGCGGCTCCCTGATGACGCCGGCAAACGCCCTCTCGCGCGCATTCGGCGGCGAGACGAGCGAAGTGCTCGAGAAAGCGAAAAAAGTGGCCGTGAAGATGTCGGAGGCGATCGAGCGCAACTATCCTCACCGCCTAGGCGAGCTCGGTCTGGATATCGGCATCGACAAGGACGGCGACGTCTGGATGTTCGAGGCCAACGCCAAGCCCGGACGGTCCATTTTCAAGCATCCCGCCCTGAAGACGGAAGGCCGCGCCTCTCTGGAATATATTCTGGAGCATTGCCTGTACCTGAGCCGCTTCCGGGGGAGGGACAGCTGATGGAGCTCGAGCAATTTCCCGGCTATCCTCCTGCCGACCTGGCTTCCAAGCGGCCGGTTCTGGCTATCCTGACGATGTCGGACCGCCTGCTCGGGTTCAGAGGCAATCGCGAAAACTTCGCCGACGTGGCCAAAACCGGACGCGATATGGGCTTCACCGTCTATGTCCTGACCTGCAAATGCCTGAATTTCACCGATCCGATGCTGAGCGGCTACGGCTTGAACGACAAGACGGGGGAATGGGTCAAGGGCCGCTTTCCCTTCCCCGACCTCGTCTACAACCGGATTCCCCAGCGCGAGGACGAAATGCGGCCGAAGGTGCAGCAAAAGCTCCGGATGTGCCAGCAGCATCCCCGGATCAAGGGCGTCTTCAACCCTTCCTTCTTCAACAAATGGGAGCTGTTCGAGTGGCTGAAGAAATCCCAGGCGACGAAGCGCTATATTCCGTCCACCCGCAAAATGGTT encodes:
- a CDS encoding DRTGG domain-containing protein, giving the protein MEALTKHEQLIRHIEELEPGVRISVRGIAKEHGVSEGTAYKAIKEAEQTGLVATKKRIGTVRVHRSRRGSLEGLTFGDVADIVEGQLLGGAEGLQRTLHKFVIGAMELEAMSRYINEDSLLIVGNRQEAHRTALLQGAGVLITGGFGTGEEVIALADERGLPIIVSRHDTFTVASMINRAMYDRLIKQKIVLIEDIMSFGRPADVLGAKDTAADFHRLAGITGSFRFPVLDERGRVTGMMTAKDAAGSDPQTPLERLMTRHPITAAPNITVTSAAHTMAAEGIDLLPVVDRHRKLLGVITRQEVLEAMRITGRQGESGETFDELIGAGFERREDEGSFRYSGVAAAQMSGTPGTVSEGVLATLMIQASRRMVRESGRSDHMIESVTSYFMRPVAIDSQLHLEPAVLEMSRKSAKLEIKLSDSSGVAAKAILSMQLMDGY
- a CDS encoding GHKL domain-containing protein; this encodes MNIDYSLLMRSATLYVFVSFPQSLIFTCFTFQFLGIRTEGSWKRMIGFVAASSLYTDLFFFELPAWAHFSNTILSIAFFLWLFFRKMSLRQRLVTQALLLVFVILSDMVTMGAAVQFTAYESVLSGPVWLKIAVCWPSFALFALAALLMERRNIHPGAMLKKGLSKAAGSSMFYFILVVSLQFMLLALLFLEHYVVSGVRQTSSLLLVLSVSTTAPVIFMALRLIAQARREGEDKGGQAFEGDLVRMLATIRGQRHDFINHVQTMHLMLKLGKREELTAYMGEVLEEIEAVNRVAADLAALPFPAVAALLSVKEEAAKCLGISLDYEIADLLRAAALPPLKSIDLVRITANLLDNAFDEAAELPAGQREVRLEASLGVRGMTIAVSNRCRAGADPALLQKMFRAGYSTKPSGSGHSGLGLSIVAERARHYRGTASARLEGSFLCVSVVLPCSPVPSGGGEAASGTDRAGAGTETAMGTR
- a CDS encoding YlbF family regulator; its protein translation is MNVYDRAYELAQALQGSLEAKQVMEARAAADRDPDARRMLADFQRRQLELQQRMMGGEEPSAEELDGLGKLYELLSLNPLVQDYFEAEKRLGVVYEDVNRIIGNSMQSVLLP
- a CDS encoding YheC/YheD family protein codes for the protein MLKSKITVQVPQAGTLAEDTILLGDAYVKQYKLPPGHPVTLKFGSFRTTVRISSGGKGDVMKIGASLARQMGIPGGAVLRSSYKQSSSTLSLGPLIGVLISRDYPQQTDRPFGAITMFCRELVDACAAQGASVYFLTPDAAVSGSRIEGWIYNGGWRKTSMPVPDVVNNRLTARKLENRPSVQQFFKEAKSRYGTQVFNEKFLDKNEVFGALGHESSLAKYLPDSRLLRSYADLKSMAARHPVLFLKPERGSLGKGIIRVSKLEGESVLATYTAPAGIRRQSYPSLAKLYSSLGGKLKTVRYQLQQGLTLIDIGKRPVDFRALVQKNHSGSWALTSIVARTAGSNHFVSNLARGGTLSRVKEAVARSNLAPGYKAGAGSKLQKAALDIAQGIDARIPAHFGELGIDLALDTGGRVWLLEVNSKPSKNDNTPLNEGKIRPSVRNMIQYSRYLAGF
- a CDS encoding YheC/YheD family protein, with product MRGNRSSVGVLVSDIHEGEDGREQRRTFPEDSFLAALSSRAEELGVDLYVFTPGGLDPDSGILTGYVRESCGWSEREVPWPAVIYDRCGPLVAGRIRPYRNTLSRLAALQPHVVLNGWLPGKSAQYDALRRSGAELAELVPPSRPLAGRQALCETAESYGSLFLKPDGGMQGRGVISAAPAAEGGWLVRGRDGGSRPFRSLQPDLDAAAALICRLAGRTRYVVQPCLPLCDRLGRPFDIRALVQKDGRGEWRLTGTAMRRGRPGGVASNLHGGGEAIPARDGLSMQLGPAAADAVAARIDRLALAAAEAAESSFGRFAELGLDFGVEPDGRLWLLEMNSRPGREAFSGFAGGTARTAVERPLLYARLLCGGPSPTPAGSSLVRN
- a CDS encoding YheC/YheD family protein — translated: MSLTLCNVHFSGKNDRVVYVSGPLYRSLKLSGKKKLSIKLGRETVTASVKSVKGEGNHVYLGSAIRQHIRVPKSGNVFMLHANEDEVQFGPLVGILSDGYVSSTSPFGTRTGFIKELIRIGDKKAYFFGFAPRDINWQQETVNGYFLNSDGSWYRKTVPLPDVVYNRLPSRKAETGTYISTLRERFVRKGIPFFNWSFFNKSDVYKLLDKDVEALRHLPESVSAPTEEKIKELLSKHSFVYFKPSGGSLGAGIYRLTYQPKKGYFARYRSGGKNVLLRFGTFQGLMKTLHARIGSSFSGYVVQQGIRLVEIDACPIDFRFHMHKNGRNEWVTAGIGAKKAGRGSVTTHIKNGGSLMTPANALSRAFGGETSEVLEKAKKVAVKMSEAIERNYPHRLGELGLDIGIDKDGDVWMFEANAKPGRSIFKHPALKTEGRASLEYILEHCLYLSRFRGRDS